A region of Chitinophaga horti DNA encodes the following proteins:
- a CDS encoding DUF6850 family outer membrane beta-barrel protein — protein sequence MIEQLKKIAGCAPMLLLTQLTAVAQNKPDSSRVLLNNTIEREKWSAYTFTPSGIRQAGYAFTQVGLSYGFEAGDLRFPQQAQSQQNIKLNTRGLASIKRWTLYGEFNYSRNLYDSLGFAHRTDYMEPNPYYLASVKAGHWDEEIYHLKGLATYDLGKRWSVGAGVVYDVANGARNIDPRPAYDKYRLNMLADVAFTPATNVKISLGAQYGYGTDKTSVNYSNDAEHNIPSATNYLVYDFMGYGYYLPRIQNTVQSRSMLRALNATVSAPVAGGQIFTSLRYQYRKDTLFRDFTGSSGVENRKLGVFRLKTYGGTIAWTRKAATQWDFFLDAAMQEGKDMNYVVLNGFNYRYIHDYTRAMVSNSRYPAFNAGRTYTVAAEVHNIQKLDGNTEHKLYAVYGNVSATARWHLPAANNNGWLLEVQPGAYLDMGTSLRLPANQESLFTKGVAYPEWQYYKTNKLNVAAKAGYIKQLRNHQYALFYLAMKGETALNAYDAPVTADGTFYPHGSRYGLSANLTFNF from the coding sequence ATGATTGAGCAATTAAAGAAGATAGCAGGATGCGCGCCCATGTTGTTACTGACGCAGTTAACAGCTGTTGCGCAGAATAAACCGGACAGCAGCCGTGTACTGCTCAATAATACCATCGAGCGCGAGAAATGGAGCGCTTACACTTTCACGCCCTCCGGCATCCGGCAGGCAGGATATGCCTTCACACAAGTAGGTTTATCCTACGGTTTCGAAGCCGGTGATCTCCGGTTTCCCCAACAGGCACAGTCGCAGCAAAACATCAAACTAAACACCCGTGGCCTTGCATCTATCAAACGCTGGACTTTATACGGCGAGTTTAACTATTCGCGCAATTTGTACGATAGCCTCGGTTTTGCTCACCGTACCGACTATATGGAACCTAATCCCTATTACCTGGCCAGCGTTAAAGCCGGTCACTGGGATGAAGAAATTTACCACCTGAAAGGCCTCGCCACCTACGACCTCGGTAAACGCTGGTCTGTTGGTGCCGGCGTTGTGTATGACGTAGCCAACGGCGCCCGTAATATCGATCCCCGCCCGGCTTATGACAAATACCGCCTGAACATGCTGGCGGATGTTGCCTTCACACCTGCGACGAACGTTAAAATAAGCCTCGGTGCACAATATGGCTATGGCACGGATAAAACGAGCGTAAACTATTCCAATGATGCGGAACATAATATTCCGTCTGCCACGAACTACCTGGTATACGATTTTATGGGCTATGGATACTACCTGCCCCGCATTCAGAATACAGTGCAAAGCAGATCTATGCTGCGTGCCCTGAATGCAACCGTATCGGCACCGGTTGCAGGCGGCCAGATCTTCACTTCTCTTCGTTACCAGTATCGTAAGGACACGTTGTTCCGCGATTTTACCGGCTCAAGCGGCGTGGAGAACCGTAAGCTCGGCGTCTTCCGTCTCAAAACCTACGGCGGCACCATCGCCTGGACCCGCAAAGCGGCCACGCAGTGGGACTTCTTCCTAGATGCTGCCATGCAGGAAGGAAAGGATATGAACTACGTAGTATTGAATGGTTTTAACTACCGCTACATCCACGATTACACCCGCGCCATGGTATCCAACAGTCGCTATCCGGCTTTCAATGCGGGCCGTACATACACGGTGGCCGCCGAGGTGCATAATATCCAAAAACTGGACGGTAACACAGAACACAAGCTATACGCCGTATATGGCAATGTTTCCGCCACCGCCCGCTGGCACCTGCCAGCAGCCAATAACAACGGATGGCTGCTCGAAGTACAACCCGGCGCGTACCTCGATATGGGTACGAGCCTGCGTTTGCCGGCTAACCAGGAGTCGCTCTTTACCAAGGGGGTGGCCTATCCCGAATGGCAGTACTACAAAACGAACAAGCTGAATGTGGCCGCCAAAGCCGGTTACATAAAGCAACTGCGCAATCACCAGTACGCATTGTTCTACCTGGCCATGAAAGGTGAAACCGCATTAAACGCTTACGATGCGCCTGTTACTGCTGATGGAACGTTTTATCCGCACGGAAGCCGGTATGGGCTCAGCGCCAACCTTACTTTCAACTTTTAG
- a CDS encoding iron-sulfur cluster assembly protein codes for MDAAQIRDKVDEALRTVFDPEIPVNIVELGLVYKTDILENGGVLVIMTLTAPGCPVAGSIIEEVTQKIQAIEGVTNADVRLTFDPPWNKEMMSEEARLELGFM; via the coding sequence ATGGACGCAGCACAGATCAGAGATAAAGTGGACGAAGCGCTGAGGACCGTGTTTGACCCGGAGATCCCGGTGAACATCGTGGAACTTGGCCTGGTATATAAGACAGACATCCTGGAAAACGGCGGCGTGCTGGTGATAATGACCCTCACCGCGCCCGGTTGCCCCGTAGCAGGCAGTATTATCGAGGAAGTAACCCAGAAGATCCAGGCGATCGAAGGCGTTACCAATGCCGATGTTCGCCTCACCTTTGACCCACCTTGGAACAAAGAAATGATGAGCGAGGAAGCGCGGTTGGAACTGGGTTTTATGTAG
- a CDS encoding SufE family protein, whose translation MTIKESQDKIIDDFALFEEWSDKYEHIIQMGEDLPAMDPKYKVDENLIRGCQSKVWLHAEFKDGLLHFTADSDAQITKGLVALVVSAVSGHTPADIADTDFYFINAIGLTGHLSQTRAGGLASMVKQIKMYALGYKVQQAQKN comes from the coding sequence ATGACGATCAAAGAAAGCCAGGATAAGATAATCGACGATTTTGCCCTTTTTGAGGAGTGGTCGGATAAGTATGAGCACATCATCCAGATGGGCGAAGATTTGCCCGCCATGGACCCGAAATACAAGGTAGACGAGAACCTGATCCGCGGTTGCCAGTCAAAAGTTTGGTTACATGCGGAATTTAAGGACGGGCTGTTGCACTTTACCGCCGACAGTGATGCACAGATTACGAAAGGGCTGGTAGCGCTGGTCGTAAGTGCGGTATCGGGCCATACACCCGCCGACATTGCAGATACGGATTTTTACTTCATCAACGCGATTGGTCTTACAGGCCATTTGAGCCAGACACGCGCGGGCGGACTGGCGTCGATGGTGAAGCAAATCAAGATGTATGCGTTGGGTTATAAAGTTCAACAGGCACAAAAAAACTAG
- a CDS encoding aminotransferase class V-fold PLP-dependent enzyme: protein MKVAETMVQIPLDIEKIRLDFPILHTTVNGKPLVYFDNGATTQKPLAVTRAIETYYNTYNSNVHRGVHTLSQKATMAYEEARTTVAGFINAQPEELIFTKGTTDAINLLAYTFGKKFIKEGDEIIISAMEHHSNIVPWQLCCEERKAVLKVVPINENGELLMDEFERMLSDKTKLVAITYVSNTMGTINPVRDIIRLAHARKVPVMLDAAQAVQHIAVDVKELDVDFMAFSGHKLYGPTGIGALYGKLSWLEQLPPYQGGGDMIKTVSFDKTVYADPPLRFEAGTPNIAGAIGMAAGVKYIIGIGLDKIATTERILTEYALERLSSIDGLRLIGMAEHRGPTFSFVIGNSHPTDVGELLDQQGIAVRTGHHCTQPLMDRYCIPGTARASLSFYNTPEEIERLVDGINKAMKLLKR, encoded by the coding sequence ATGAAGGTAGCAGAAACGATGGTACAGATACCGCTGGATATTGAAAAGATAAGACTGGATTTTCCCATTCTTCATACGACTGTGAACGGCAAACCGCTGGTATACTTTGATAACGGGGCTACCACGCAAAAGCCGCTGGCCGTTACCCGTGCGATCGAAACTTACTACAACACGTATAACAGTAATGTACACCGCGGTGTTCATACGCTGAGCCAAAAGGCGACGATGGCGTATGAAGAAGCCCGTACCACCGTAGCAGGGTTCATCAACGCACAACCAGAAGAGCTGATCTTCACGAAAGGCACAACGGATGCGATCAACCTGCTGGCTTATACCTTCGGTAAAAAATTCATTAAAGAAGGCGACGAGATCATCATTTCGGCCATGGAGCACCACTCTAACATCGTGCCCTGGCAGTTATGCTGCGAAGAACGTAAAGCCGTACTGAAAGTAGTGCCCATTAACGAAAATGGGGAACTGCTGATGGACGAGTTCGAACGTATGCTTTCCGATAAAACGAAACTGGTAGCGATCACCTACGTGTCAAACACGATGGGCACGATCAACCCGGTGCGTGATATCATCCGCCTGGCACATGCCCGCAAAGTTCCGGTAATGCTGGATGCTGCGCAGGCCGTGCAACACATTGCAGTAGATGTAAAGGAACTGGACGTTGATTTCATGGCTTTCTCCGGCCACAAGCTGTATGGTCCTACAGGCATCGGTGCCCTGTACGGTAAACTGAGCTGGCTGGAGCAACTGCCCCCCTACCAGGGCGGCGGCGACATGATCAAAACCGTTTCTTTCGACAAAACAGTATATGCAGATCCACCACTGCGTTTCGAAGCCGGTACGCCTAATATCGCAGGCGCCATCGGTATGGCCGCAGGGGTGAAATATATCATTGGCATTGGCTTAGACAAGATTGCTACCACAGAACGTATCCTCACGGAATACGCACTGGAGCGACTGTCTTCCATCGACGGACTACGACTGATCGGTATGGCGGAACACCGCGGCCCGACCTTCTCGTTCGTGATCGGTAACAGTCACCCTACGGATGTGGGCGAACTACTGGACCAGCAAGGCATTGCAGTACGTACAGGACACCACTGTACCCAGCCGTTGATGGACCGGTACTGCATTCCCGGCACTGCCAGGGCCTCGCTCTCCTTCTACAACACTCCTGAAGAGATCGAGCGCCTTGTGGACGGTATCAACAAAGCCATGAAATTGCTTAAAAGGTAG
- the sufD gene encoding Fe-S cluster assembly protein SufD, whose translation MTTQVQNIPLYESLSKSFDGFISQRGQQETADLIERRKSAFGRFQSMGFPTTQLEEWKYTNLLPFLKDQFETDCTKLYESADGLSLPEEAIIQGLDAYRLVLLNGQLIPSLSSLPPATEMLISRLSEARNEAAYTQYFSTNEILEKQHFGNLNTAMFSDGLFFEVKAKAVVEKPLHIIHLYHTSHNAFLQPRHLWVGRKGSMATLIESAVCLDTKATLLLNSVTEVVTEATANLTHYHVQSGGKNARLINNVVIRQERDSVYSNYTLTISDADLVRNNLQVRHEGEHLETNLFGLYLVNGSQLVDNHTLMDHRIPNCNSNEHYKGVLSGKGTGVFNGKVYVHVDAQKTNAFQQNNNLLLSDTATVYSKPQLEIFADDVKCSHGMTVGQFDEESMFYLRSRGIGEAAARTMLVHAFAFDITEKIKIPALRAHVDELIASHLPE comes from the coding sequence ATGACGACACAAGTACAGAACATACCATTATACGAAAGCCTTTCCAAAAGCTTCGATGGCTTCATCAGCCAGCGTGGCCAGCAGGAAACGGCCGACCTGATCGAGCGCCGTAAAAGCGCCTTTGGTCGCTTCCAGTCGATGGGCTTTCCCACGACGCAGCTGGAAGAGTGGAAATACACCAATCTCCTCCCCTTCCTGAAAGACCAGTTCGAAACGGATTGTACGAAACTGTACGAATCTGCTGACGGCCTGTCCCTGCCGGAAGAAGCGATCATTCAGGGCCTGGATGCATACCGCCTGGTACTGCTGAATGGTCAGCTGATTCCCAGCCTTTCCTCCCTGCCACCCGCAACGGAAATGCTGATCAGCCGCCTGAGCGAAGCGCGCAACGAAGCGGCTTACACCCAATATTTTTCTACCAACGAAATACTCGAAAAACAACACTTCGGCAACCTGAACACCGCGATGTTCTCCGATGGACTGTTCTTCGAAGTAAAGGCGAAAGCGGTAGTGGAAAAACCACTGCACATCATTCACCTTTACCATACCTCGCATAACGCCTTCCTGCAACCGCGCCACCTTTGGGTAGGCCGTAAAGGCAGCATGGCCACGCTGATCGAATCGGCCGTTTGCCTCGATACGAAAGCTACCCTGTTGCTGAACAGCGTAACAGAAGTGGTGACCGAAGCGACTGCTAACCTTACGCATTACCACGTGCAAAGCGGCGGTAAGAACGCAAGGCTGATCAACAACGTGGTGATCCGCCAGGAGCGCGATAGTGTGTACAGCAATTACACGCTCACTATTTCTGATGCAGACCTGGTGCGTAATAACCTGCAGGTACGCCACGAAGGCGAACACCTGGAAACAAACCTGTTTGGCTTGTACCTGGTGAATGGTTCTCAGCTGGTAGATAACCATACTTTAATGGACCACCGTATTCCTAATTGCAACAGCAATGAGCACTATAAAGGCGTATTGTCAGGCAAGGGAACAGGTGTGTTCAACGGTAAAGTTTATGTGCATGTAGACGCGCAGAAAACGAACGCCTTCCAGCAGAACAACAACCTGCTGTTAAGCGATACCGCTACTGTTTACAGCAAACCGCAGCTGGAAATTTTCGCAGATGATGTGAAATGCAGCCACGGTATGACCGTAGGTCAGTTCGACGAGGAATCGATGTTCTACCTGCGCTCCCGCGGTATTGGCGAAGCAGCTGCACGTACCATGCTGGTACACGCCTTTGCTTTCGACATTACCGAAAAAATCAAGATCCCCGCACTCCGTGCCCACGTAGATGAACTGATCGCCAGTCACCTGCCTGAGTAA
- the sufC gene encoding Fe-S cluster assembly ATPase SufC — MLNIKNLQAGVEGKEILKGIDLKVNAGEIHAIMGPNGSGKSSLASVLSGRPQYEVNGGEVIFDGKDLLEMSPEDRAREGLFLAFQYPVEIPGVSNINFLKTAVNEVRTYHNQPALTAKEFLALTREKQALVEFDAKLMNRSLNEGFSGGEKKRNEIFQLAMLNPKLSILDETDSGLDIDALRIVANGVNKLRSKDNAFVIITHYQRLLDYIVPDFVHVLWNGRIIKSGTKELALELEEKGYDWLKEEAAIQEVQ; from the coding sequence ATGCTTAACATTAAAAACCTGCAAGCAGGGGTAGAAGGCAAAGAAATTCTGAAAGGTATTGATCTGAAGGTCAACGCAGGCGAAATACATGCCATCATGGGCCCTAACGGCTCGGGCAAAAGCTCCCTGGCTTCTGTACTCAGCGGCCGTCCGCAATATGAAGTGAACGGTGGAGAGGTGATTTTCGACGGTAAAGATCTGCTGGAAATGTCGCCTGAAGACAGAGCCCGCGAAGGTCTGTTCCTCGCTTTCCAGTACCCGGTAGAAATACCTGGTGTTTCCAATATCAACTTCCTGAAAACTGCAGTGAATGAAGTGCGCACTTACCACAATCAGCCAGCACTTACTGCAAAAGAGTTTTTGGCCCTTACCCGCGAAAAGCAGGCATTGGTGGAGTTTGACGCTAAACTGATGAACCGCTCGCTGAACGAAGGTTTCTCTGGCGGCGAAAAGAAACGTAACGAGATATTCCAACTGGCTATGCTGAACCCTAAACTCAGCATCCTCGACGAAACCGACTCTGGTCTGGATATTGACGCACTGCGTATCGTTGCTAACGGCGTAAATAAACTGCGCAGCAAAGACAATGCATTTGTGATCATCACACACTATCAACGTTTGCTCGATTATATCGTTCCCGATTTCGTACACGTACTGTGGAATGGCCGTATTATCAAATCCGGCACCAAAGAACTGGCACTGGAACTGGAAGAAAAAGGATACGACTGGCTGAAAGAAGAAGCAGCTATTCAGGAAGTACAATAA
- the sufB gene encoding Fe-S cluster assembly protein SufB produces the protein MSTDNEILQEIAERDYEFGFETDINMEIAPPGLNEDIIRFISQKKNEPEWMLEWRLKGYHTFQKLRMPEWQNFDLPEIDFQQLSYYAAPKNMKKYNSLDEVDPELLATFEKLGIPLKEQMALTGVAVDAVFDSVSVATTFKKQLSEMGIIFCSFSEAVQEHPDLVRKYVGSVVPHSDNIFSALNTAVFSDGSFVYIPKGVRCPMELSTYFRINAKNTGQFERTLIIADEGSYVSYLEGCTAPMRDENQLHAAVVELIALDDAEIKYSTVQNWYPGDKDGKGGIYNFVTKRGICKGKNSKISWTQVETGSAITWKYPGVILAGDNSIGEFYSVAVTSKKQIADTGTKMIHLGKNTRSRIISKGISAINGHNTYRGLVKIGPRAENARNFTQCDSLLIGDRCGAHTFPYIESKNASAMVEHEATTSKIGEDQVFYLNARGIDSEKAVAMIINGYAKEVLNQLPMEFAVEAQKLLSITLEGSVG, from the coding sequence ATGAGTACGGACAACGAAATATTACAAGAGATAGCGGAACGGGATTACGAGTTCGGCTTTGAGACGGATATCAACATGGAAATTGCCCCTCCGGGCCTCAATGAAGATATCATCCGCTTCATCTCACAAAAGAAAAATGAACCGGAGTGGATGCTGGAGTGGAGGCTGAAAGGCTATCATACCTTCCAGAAGCTGCGCATGCCGGAGTGGCAGAACTTTGATCTTCCTGAAATAGATTTTCAGCAATTATCTTACTACGCCGCCCCTAAAAACATGAAGAAGTACAACAGCCTGGACGAGGTAGATCCTGAGCTGCTGGCCACTTTCGAGAAACTGGGCATTCCGCTTAAAGAGCAGATGGCCCTTACCGGCGTAGCGGTGGATGCGGTGTTCGACTCCGTATCTGTAGCCACCACCTTTAAGAAACAACTTTCTGAAATGGGCATCATCTTCTGCTCTTTCAGCGAAGCCGTTCAGGAACATCCTGACCTGGTGCGCAAATATGTTGGTTCTGTTGTTCCGCACTCCGACAATATCTTCTCTGCACTTAATACCGCCGTTTTTTCCGACGGTTCCTTTGTATATATTCCAAAAGGCGTTCGTTGCCCGATGGAACTGAGCACGTACTTCCGTATTAACGCGAAGAACACCGGCCAGTTCGAACGTACGCTCATTATTGCCGACGAAGGCAGCTACGTAAGCTACCTTGAAGGCTGTACAGCTCCCATGCGCGATGAAAACCAGCTGCACGCAGCGGTGGTGGAACTGATTGCGCTGGACGACGCCGAGATCAAGTACTCTACCGTTCAAAACTGGTATCCTGGTGATAAAGACGGTAAAGGCGGCATCTATAATTTTGTGACCAAACGCGGTATCTGTAAAGGCAAAAATTCAAAGATTTCCTGGACACAGGTAGAAACGGGTTCGGCCATCACCTGGAAATACCCGGGCGTAATACTGGCGGGCGATAACTCCATCGGTGAATTTTATTCCGTAGCGGTAACTTCCAAAAAGCAGATTGCCGATACCGGAACAAAAATGATCCATCTCGGTAAAAACACCCGTAGCCGTATCATTTCGAAAGGTATTTCCGCTATCAACGGTCATAACACCTATCGCGGACTGGTGAAAATCGGTCCACGCGCGGAGAATGCAAGGAACTTCACCCAGTGTGATTCTCTGCTGATCGGCGACCGTTGCGGTGCGCACACCTTCCCTTACATCGAGTCTAAAAACGCATCTGCGATGGTAGAGCACGAAGCCACTACCTCCAAGATCGGTGAAGACCAGGTGTTTTACCTGAATGCCCGCGGCATCGACTCTGAAAAAGCAGTAGCGATGATCATTAACGGGTATGCGAAAGAAGTATTGAACCAGCTGCCGATGGAATTTGCGGTAGAAGCACAGAAATTATTGTCCATTACGCTCGAAGGCAGTGTGGGCTGA
- a CDS encoding HesB/IscA family protein has product MITVSEQAKTYIDQLMVNENHVPGTFVRVGVKGGGCSGLEYQMKFDTEEKPHDQVFEDKGVKIVVDTKSLLYLYGTELDYTGGLNGKGLVFNNPNASRTCSCGESFAV; this is encoded by the coding sequence ATGATAACCGTTTCAGAACAGGCGAAGACTTATATAGATCAGCTGATGGTGAATGAGAACCACGTGCCCGGTACTTTCGTACGCGTTGGTGTAAAGGGCGGCGGCTGTTCGGGGCTTGAGTACCAGATGAAGTTTGATACCGAGGAAAAGCCGCACGACCAGGTATTTGAAGATAAAGGTGTAAAAATAGTAGTAGACACCAAAAGCCTGCTGTACCTTTACGGCACAGAACTGGACTACACAGGCGGCCTCAACGGCAAAGGCCTGGTTTTTAACAACCCGAACGCGTCGCGCACCTGCTCATGCGGGGAAAGCTTCGCGGTTTAG
- a CDS encoding helix-turn-helix transcriptional regulator, translated as MENYKAQISTAADRFLTLLKTGGPQTASGMAKELGITGEGARLHLLKLQEEGLVEAVTEPKGVGRPQQIWSLTERGNRRFPDSHSDLTVQLINTIEEVLGPDALNNVIVAREQAISDRYYEALSLIDNLPDKLARLAEMRHREGYLAEWRKDGEAFLFIEHHCPICSAAKVCGNICQAELKTFRRIFGEHASVDRIDHLLSGAKRCVYKIVPLS; from the coding sequence TTGGAAAATTATAAGGCTCAAATATCCACCGCGGCAGACCGTTTTTTAACGCTGCTGAAAACCGGCGGCCCGCAGACGGCATCCGGTATGGCGAAGGAGTTGGGCATTACCGGCGAAGGCGCCCGGCTGCATCTTTTGAAGCTGCAGGAGGAGGGCCTGGTCGAAGCCGTAACCGAGCCTAAAGGAGTAGGGCGTCCGCAGCAAATATGGTCGCTCACCGAACGCGGCAACCGGCGTTTCCCCGATTCGCATTCTGATCTTACCGTTCAACTTATTAACACCATCGAAGAAGTATTGGGCCCCGACGCGCTCAATAATGTGATCGTGGCCCGCGAGCAGGCCATCAGCGACCGCTATTACGAAGCATTGTCGCTCATCGATAACCTGCCCGATAAACTCGCCCGCCTCGCGGAAATGCGTCACCGTGAAGGCTACCTGGCCGAATGGCGGAAAGACGGCGAAGCTTTTTTATTTATCGAACACCATTGCCCCATCTGTTCGGCTGCCAAAGTCTGCGGAAACATCTGCCAGGCCGAACTCAAAACCTTCCGCCGCATTTTCGGCGAACATGCCTCCGTCGATCGTATCGATCACCTCTTGTCCGGCGCTAAACGCTGTGTTTACAAGATCGTTCCTCTTTCTTAG